One segment of Primulina tabacum isolate GXHZ01 chromosome 6, ASM2559414v2, whole genome shotgun sequence DNA contains the following:
- the LOC142549855 gene encoding uncharacterized protein LOC142549855 isoform X1 produces the protein MFAVRFLRPFRAPIAAAVSSSSVGTTPRFGKSDFFKAWIKLEATNSPELCILTKSSFKSVALRKSFEYAQKLWDSECRFSVRNTVVCGVLGSIVLWPRISYCLEGFHPLADYPQTISTDSPYCEKVDGIIALIRKLLVPFFLILNLWLNWGQSHPVFLVAKVTLVFLTTKPYPSSVYLVVDRLQHQIIGRQPFLYRFKPPQLKTVEVEDYTFLCLARVEMKDEKLVLIGVLGGWWILPLSRRKEVVLFDKSSWKELVSLAKSRFRLVADTC, from the exons ATGTTCGCCGTCAGATTTCTCCGGCCGTTTAGGGCCCCGATCGCTGCCGCTGTTTCGTCCTCTTCCGTCGGAACAACTCCTC GTTTCGGGAAATCGGATTTTTTCAAGGCGTGGATAAAATTGGAAGCTACAAACTCTCCGGAGCTGTGTATCTTGACCAAATCTAGCTTCAAATCGGTTGCGTTGCGGAAATCATTTGAATACGCTCAGAAATTGTGGGACTCAG AATGCAGGTTTTCTGTTCGAAATACGGTTGTGTGTGGTGTTCTTGGATCAATTGTCCTTTGGCCAAGGATTTCTTATTGTTTGGAAG GTTTCCATCCACTGGCTGATTATCCTCAAACGATTTCAACGGATTCGCCTTATTGCGAAAAAGTTGATGggattattgctttgattcggAAATTGCTAGTGCCGTTTTTCCTGATTTTAAATTTGTGGCTGAATTGGGGACAGAGTCACCCTGTCTTCCTTGTGGCTAAAGTTACTCTTGTCTTTTTAACCACAAAGCCATACCCTTCCTCGGTTTATTTAGTTGTTGATCGG TTGCAGCACCAGATTATTGGCCGACAACCCTTCTTGTACAGATTCAAG CCTCCGCAATTAAAGACGGTAGAAGTTGAAGATTACACTTTCTTGTGTCTCGCTAGAGTTGAAATGAAAGACGAAAAACTTGTGCTGATCGGGGTTTTGGGTGGTTGGTGGATCTTGCCTTTGTCAAGGCGCAAGGAAGTTGTTCTCTTCGATAAATCATCATGGAAGGAACTAGTTTCTCTAGCTAAGAGCAGATTTAGATTGGTTGCTGATACATGTTAA
- the LOC142549855 gene encoding uncharacterized protein LOC142549855 isoform X3, translating to MFAVRFLRPFRAPIAAAVSSSSVGTTPRFGKSDFFKAWIKLEATNSPELCILTKSSFKSVALRKSFEYAQKLWDSECRFSVRNTVVCGVLGSIVLWPRISYCLEGFHPLADYPQTISTDSPYCEKVDGIIALIRKLLVPFFLILNLWLNWGQSHPVFLVAKVTLVFLTTKPYPSSVYLVVDRIIGRQPFLYRFKPPQLKTVEVEDYTFLCLARVEMKDEKLVLIGVLGGWWILPLSRRKEVVLFDKSSWKELVSLAKSRFRLVADTC from the exons ATGTTCGCCGTCAGATTTCTCCGGCCGTTTAGGGCCCCGATCGCTGCCGCTGTTTCGTCCTCTTCCGTCGGAACAACTCCTC GTTTCGGGAAATCGGATTTTTTCAAGGCGTGGATAAAATTGGAAGCTACAAACTCTCCGGAGCTGTGTATCTTGACCAAATCTAGCTTCAAATCGGTTGCGTTGCGGAAATCATTTGAATACGCTCAGAAATTGTGGGACTCAG AATGCAGGTTTTCTGTTCGAAATACGGTTGTGTGTGGTGTTCTTGGATCAATTGTCCTTTGGCCAAGGATTTCTTATTGTTTGGAAG GTTTCCATCCACTGGCTGATTATCCTCAAACGATTTCAACGGATTCGCCTTATTGCGAAAAAGTTGATGggattattgctttgattcggAAATTGCTAGTGCCGTTTTTCCTGATTTTAAATTTGTGGCTGAATTGGGGACAGAGTCACCCTGTCTTCCTTGTGGCTAAAGTTACTCTTGTCTTTTTAACCACAAAGCCATACCCTTCCTCGGTTTATTTAGTTGTTGATCGG ATTATTGGCCGACAACCCTTCTTGTACAGATTCAAG CCTCCGCAATTAAAGACGGTAGAAGTTGAAGATTACACTTTCTTGTGTCTCGCTAGAGTTGAAATGAAAGACGAAAAACTTGTGCTGATCGGGGTTTTGGGTGGTTGGTGGATCTTGCCTTTGTCAAGGCGCAAGGAAGTTGTTCTCTTCGATAAATCATCATGGAAGGAACTAGTTTCTCTAGCTAAGAGCAGATTTAGATTGGTTGCTGATACATGTTAA
- the LOC142549855 gene encoding uncharacterized protein LOC142549855 isoform X2: protein MFAVRFLRPFRAPIAAAVSSSSVGTTPRFGKSDFFKAWIKLEATNSPELCILTKSSFKSVALRKSFEYAQKLWDSECRFSVRNTVVCGVLGSIVLWPRISYCLEGFHPLADYPQTISTDSPYCEKVDGIIALIRKLLVPFFLILNLWLNWGQSHPVFLVAKVTLVFLTTKPYPSSVYLVVDRHQIIGRQPFLYRFKPPQLKTVEVEDYTFLCLARVEMKDEKLVLIGVLGGWWILPLSRRKEVVLFDKSSWKELVSLAKSRFRLVADTC, encoded by the exons ATGTTCGCCGTCAGATTTCTCCGGCCGTTTAGGGCCCCGATCGCTGCCGCTGTTTCGTCCTCTTCCGTCGGAACAACTCCTC GTTTCGGGAAATCGGATTTTTTCAAGGCGTGGATAAAATTGGAAGCTACAAACTCTCCGGAGCTGTGTATCTTGACCAAATCTAGCTTCAAATCGGTTGCGTTGCGGAAATCATTTGAATACGCTCAGAAATTGTGGGACTCAG AATGCAGGTTTTCTGTTCGAAATACGGTTGTGTGTGGTGTTCTTGGATCAATTGTCCTTTGGCCAAGGATTTCTTATTGTTTGGAAG GTTTCCATCCACTGGCTGATTATCCTCAAACGATTTCAACGGATTCGCCTTATTGCGAAAAAGTTGATGggattattgctttgattcggAAATTGCTAGTGCCGTTTTTCCTGATTTTAAATTTGTGGCTGAATTGGGGACAGAGTCACCCTGTCTTCCTTGTGGCTAAAGTTACTCTTGTCTTTTTAACCACAAAGCCATACCCTTCCTCGGTTTATTTAGTTGTTGATCGG CACCAGATTATTGGCCGACAACCCTTCTTGTACAGATTCAAG CCTCCGCAATTAAAGACGGTAGAAGTTGAAGATTACACTTTCTTGTGTCTCGCTAGAGTTGAAATGAAAGACGAAAAACTTGTGCTGATCGGGGTTTTGGGTGGTTGGTGGATCTTGCCTTTGTCAAGGCGCAAGGAAGTTGTTCTCTTCGATAAATCATCATGGAAGGAACTAGTTTCTCTAGCTAAGAGCAGATTTAGATTGGTTGCTGATACATGTTAA